Part of the Acidobacteriota bacterium genome is shown below.
CTGTGAGCGTCGTCCGTAGCGCCTTGGCTTCAGCCCCGGCGGTCGTCGCGAGGGGCCGAAGCCCCTCGCGCGACGGCCGAAGCCCGCGCCTTCCCGTCGCGGTGCCAGCCGAGCTCGAGGCGCAGCAACTGCCAGGCGAGCCGCACCTCGAAGGTCCCAATCAGGCGTCGCTTCAGCGTGGCGTACGGCTGCCGACCCGCCACGAGGTCGGCCATGATGCCTCGCACCGGCGCGCTCGATCGCAGCCCGTCGACGAGCAGGCGGGTGAAGCGCCCACGGAAGAACCCGCGCTTCAGCCGCGCCGCGCGCGCCAGTTCCGGAACGATGTGCCGGCGGAGAGCCGCCACGTACGTGTCGCCGGCCGAGTCGCCGAGCAGCGCGCCGGCCGCGAGATCGGCCGATTCGAGCGCGAAGGCGATGCCCTCGCGCGTGATCGGATCGACGAGCCCCGCCGCGTCGCCCACGAGCAGCCAGCGTGGGCCGGCCGGCCGCTCCCGGGCGAAATCCTCGGCGCTCAGCGACGGAATCGGCCACCCGTACGGCTCGCGCCGGCACCCGCTGGCGAGCCCGGCCCGCGCGACCCACGATGCAAGGTGCGCGTCGAGCGCCGCTGGCGTTGTCTCGTCGGCCTGCGCGCAGATGCCGATGGCGAGGTGGTCGGGACGCGGGAACGACCACGTGTATCCGGCCGGATCGCTGACGAAGCCAATGGCGATCTCGCTCGACGAGGTGTCGCGAGCGAAGAACCCGCGCGCGGTCGAGAGCTGGCGACGCGCGAATGGCCGCGCGCACCGGCGTCTCACGAGACTCGTCGCCCCGTCGGCCCCCACGACCCGAGCCACGCGGTACCGTCCGTCGCGGGTCACGATGTCGATGCCCTCCGGACCAGGCACGACCTCGGTGACGCGCTGGCGAAGCAGCAGCGCGCCGCTCCGTTCGGCCGCGTCGGCGAGCGCCAGATCGAACTCGCGTCGCGCGAGGACGACGAGCGACGACTGCGGGGAGAAGCCGTGCGCGTCGAGGACGATCGAGGCCGGCGCCCCGTGCGGCTCGTCGAAGCGCGCGCGTTCGACCGCCAGGCCATCGAGCGTGATGCCGTCGAGCATGCCCGCCACGCGGGCGAGTGCCCGTCCGGTCACGCCCCCACCGCACGGCTTCTCGCGCGGATGCGAGGCGTCGAACATGGCGACACGTGCCCCGGCGCGAGCCAGCCGCCAGGCCACGCGGGCGCCCGCCGGGCCCGCGCCCACCACGCCGATGTCGAAGTCGTGTCGCACGATCGCTGAATCGCGTGCCGGGCCTTGCCCTTGCTGGCCCTTGCGAACGAGTTTACAGTAGCGCCATGGCGCACCCGCTCGTGCTGGCCTTGTTCGACGATCTCGACGCGGCGACCGCCGCCGCGCGCGCTCTGCGCGGGCAGGGTTTCGCCCCCGAACAGCTCTCGGTGGTGGCGCGGAGTCACGAAGAGGAGGGCGAGCTCGCCCGGACCCTCGACGCGACGCCCGGCGTCGAGCTCGAGGACTCTCCCCTCGCCGCCCGTCTCGGCGAGCTCGGCGGCCACGTGCTCGCGGCCATCGCCGTGGTCATGCCGGGCATCGGGCCCATCGTGACCGCCGGGCCGCTCGCCGCCGGACTCGGCGAAGCCGCCGGCCACGCGGCGGGCGGCATCGCCACGATCCTCGGTCGCGCCGGGGTCGACGACGCCGACGCGCGGGCGTGGGCCGATCGCGTGCAGCAGGGGGCGCTGCTGCTCGGCGTGCACACGCCGCCGGAGCGGGCGGCCGAAGTGCAGGCCACGCTCGCCGAGCAGGGCGCCCGCGAGTTGCTCATCGCGACCTGGCCCGCCTGACGGACGAAGGTCGCCGGATCATTCTTCCCGCATCGAGTTCGCTATGACAGCAGCACACGCTCAGGATCTCCCGCTCTTCACGGTTGGCGTGTTCAAGGACCTCGAGTCCGCCGGCCGCGCGCTCGCCGCGCTCGGCAGGCAGGGCTTCGCGCCCGAGGTCCTCTCGGTCGTCGCCCCGGCCTCGCCCGAGGCCGTGGCCCTCGTCGAGCAGGCCACCGGCGCCGTCCCCGCCCGGCTCGCGATCAAGGGCATCGGCGAGGCGCTGGCGGGCGGGCCGCTCGTGGCCGCGCTGGGCGGACCCGGCGCCGACCTGGGGCGCCTGGGCCTCTCGGCCACCATGCGGCGAGTCGGGTTCCAGCCGCACGATGGGCACATCTTTGAGACGCTCACGGCGCGCGGCGGCGTGCTCGTCGCGGTCCGCTCGACCTCGCGTGCCTCGGACGCCATCGAGACCCTGCACAACCACGGCGGAGGCAACGCCGCCATCGGCGCCTGGCACGGCCGTATTTGACAGGCGACAGGCCACAGGCGTAGCGCGAGGGGCTTCAGAAGCCCCTCGCGACGGCCGCCGGGGCTGAAGCCCCGGCACTACGGACGACGACAGGCTGCCGGCTGCGCGGGGCGGACCCGCGGCGGGACGCGGTGACGATTCCCGAAGCCCATCGCGCGACCGAAGGGCGTCGCCCGGCGTCTGTACACAAAGGTTCGGGCGTCGGTCCGAGAATTGCGGTTGATGCGGGCGCGGCCCTCGGTCACAATGAAGGAGCCAGCGCCGATTAGACGAATCCCGGGGTTCATGCACGAAGTTTCCACCGTACCGTCGTCGGTTCCCGGCTCCGGCGGGCACGGCCTGCCCGGTCCGCCCGATGGGGAACTGCACATCCGGCCAGAGCGGCCCCCCGAGGTGCGCTTCCTCCTCGACCGTCGTGAGGGACGCTTCGGCGGCGCCTTCGGCGTCTCGGTGGCGACGCACGTGATCGGCCTGATGCTGTTTCTCTTCATCGTCAGCCTCGCGCCGCCGCCGCCGTCGTTCCCGTTGCAGGCGGCCAATCGCGAGAACTACGAGATCGTCTGGCTCCCGCAGGAGGGCCCTGGTGGAGGCGGTGGGGGCGGCGGCAACGAGTCGCTCGAACCGCCGCGGCAGATCGAACTTCCGGGGCGCGACCAGATGTCCCTGCCGGTCGCGAAGCCACCTGAGGTGGTCCAGCCCCCGCAGGAAGAAGCGCCAGAGCCCCCGCCGATCGACGCGCTGAACATCCCGGCCCTGGCGATGGCGTCAGGGCTCGAGACACTGCCCGGCACGCTCACGGGCATTCCCGATCCGACCTCGACCTCCCAGGGACCGGGCAGTGGCGGTGGCGCCGGCACCGGCCGCGGCACGGGCATCGGCCCCGGCCAGGGCTCGGGCCTCGGTCCGGGTTGGGGTGGCGGCACGGGCGGTGGGGCCTACCGTCCCGGATCGGGCATCACGAACCCTCGGTTGATTCGCGAGGTGCGCCCCAACTACACGCCCGACGCGCTGCGCGCGAAGATTCAGGGCGAGGTCCTCATCGAGGCCATCGTGCTGCCGGACGGCACGGTGGGCGACGCCCACGTGATCCGCTCGCTCGATCCGGTATTCGGCATCGACGACGAGGCCTTGCGGACGGCAAAGCAGTGGCGCTTCGTGCCTGGCACCAAGGGCGGCGTCCCGGTACCCGTCATCGTCACCATCGCCATCAGCTTCAGGTTGTACTAGGCAGGGCCCTCCCGTGTGTTGACGCGGCCAATCCCGGTTCCGACGACCGGATTGCCCTGCCCCTTGTGCCTTCTCGGGCGGTCAGGCGTGTCATGTCGGTCGTCTCCACGGCTTGGCCGCATCAACTCACGGGGGATCTCACCTTGAGGCGTCAAAACGGCTGGCGCCTGGTGGCCGGTGACTGGCGGCCCCACTCGACCTGACGCGACGAATCGAGCCCTTGGCGAAACCTCACCCGGCGTGGGACGAAGGTACGGGGGCGATCGGCGTGACACGCCGTGCAGGCCGGCAGTCTGCAGCCGGTAGCCCGCAGCCGGATCGTCGGCTCATGGCTGAGAGTAGCTGGCCGCAGGCCGCGGCCCGGGCAGGGGAGCCCGAGAGGGCCGCAGCGTCGTCGACACCGCGGCCCTCTTTCGCGAGCGTTCTGCCCGGCGTCGCGGACTCAGCGCCGGCCGAGCGAGGCGAGGACCGTCGAAAGACGCGTCCGCTTCCAGAACTTCGCCACCTCGTCGTCGAGTCCGGTCATCTCGTAGCGGATGAGCGCGATCGGCATGCCCCCGGCCGCCATGAACTGGTCGTGGAACTCACCCAGCTTGAACTCCTCGCCGAGCTGGCGGCGACGGTCGCCGAGCAGCTTGTACATCTGGAAGCTGCCGATCGTATAGCCGAGACCGTAGCCGGGCGGACGGCGCAGGTAGATCTCGGCATCGACTCTCGCGACGTCCTCGTCGAGCCACGGCGTGGTCTTCATCCAGTAGGCGACCGCCTGCTCGGTGGTCATCTCGTTGCGCTGCATCCACACGTCGCCGAGCGTCCGGGCCGCCCGGAAGATGGCGAAGTTGTAGATCAGCTCGCGGGTCCGCGGCCGGCGCTCCTCGTAGAAGCCGAGCTGCAGCGGCGCTTCCTCGAGATAGAGCGCCCAGCCCTCGGATCGACCGCCCTCCCGGACGTGTCGGCGCACCGGATGGGTGATCGTGCCGAGCATGCGGCCGTCGAAGCGGTGTCCTGGAATGACGGCGTGCCAGTGGTCGGGCGACGGGTCGCGGTACTGGATCTGCTCCCAGTAGTTCGGGCCCTTTGGCCGCTCGATCCAGGGCACGTTGAAGCCCATCTCGCGGAAGTCCTGCGGGATCGACGGCGGCACGGTGATGAACTGCTGGTCGACGAGGAACTTGCGCACGTCGGCGTCGACGCTGGCCACGCGCGCTTCGTACTCCTCGCGCGAGCGCGGGAGCTGCAGTTCCGGCAGGTGGCGGTTGCGGTGCCGCTCGAGCGCCAGGAACGCCCACGTCCGTTCGAGCTCGCGCTGCGCGAGGACGCCGATCTCCGACGAGGTGTACGGCATGTACTTGACGTGCACCAGGTACCAGTCGAACAGTTCCTGGCCGATCCCCGCCTTGGCGGTCATGCCGGGGCGGTTCTTCACGAGCCAGCCGCGCAGGTCCTCGACGGCGGCCTTCGCCCGGTCGATGTCGGGCAGCAGATCCGGCTGCGCGGTCGCGGCCCGGCCCCGCAGGTCCTGGTACCAGCCGATGACGCCAGCGGGGGGCACCTCGCGGTACGGGTGGCCGTGCCCCACGCCGTCCGAGTGGGTGAGGTTGTGAATCGCCAGGTCCGCGAAGTCGGCCGCCACCTCGGTGAGGTTCCGCTTCGCGTTCTCGACGAGGACGGGGATGGCCGCCAGCCGCGTACGCAGCTGTTCGAGGTCGGCCCCGGCCACGGGCAGGTTCACGAAGGTGAGCCGCATCATCTGGTCGACGTAGTGCCCGGGGTCGCGCGCCCAGGGGCGCGACACGCGAAGCAGGAACTCCTGCTGGTCCATCGCGGCGCGCGCGGCGAGGTAGTCGGCCTTCTGCGATCGGGTCCAGCTGGCGACCGCCATGTCCTCGAGGCGCGTCTGGAACTCGGCGACCTTCGCGATGCGCTGGTTGACGGCCTCGGCGCTGTAATCGACGGGCTGGCCGGGCGTTGGGGCTCGCCAGTCGACGAACTCCTGGAAGAGCGCGACGAACTGGTCGTAACTGCCGCGCCCCTTCGGCTCCTCCGCGTGCGCCGCAGGCACGACGAGGCCGCCGAGCAGGAACGCGAGGGACACGACTCCGGGCAACAGGGCTTTTCGGACGACACACCACATAGCTCTTGGACTCCCCACTGAGATGGCCGCGCCGGCGCGTTCGAGACCGGGCGTGCCCCGACACGCAGATGACCGGTGGCTTGGGTACGGCATTATGCCTCGAAATTCTACCGGCGGGTAGAGGGAGGCTTCGGGGGAGGGAGGCGGCGGGACCGGGCGACGAAAAAAGGGCCCGGCGGACGTTCGTCGCCCGCCGGGCCAAGGGAAGAGCCAGCAGTGATCAGCTGTGAGCGTTGAGCATTGAACGACGAACCTTCACGGCTCACCGCTCATGGCTCATGGCTCATGGCTCACATCCGAACCTCAGTACATCCCCCCCATCCCGCCGCCGGCGGGCATGGCGGGTTCCTTCTTCTCTTCCGGAATCTCCGACACGAGCGCCTCGGTCGTGAGCAGGAGCGAGGAGATCGACGAGGCGTTCTGCAACGCGATGCGGACCACCTTCGTCGGGTCGATCACGCCGGCGTCGACCAGATTCTCGTAGACCTCGGTGGCGGCGTTGAAGCCCTCCTCGACGTGCTTGGCCTCCTTCACCTTCGAGACCACGATCGAGCCTTCCTGGCCGGCGTTCTGGGCGATCCAGCGGAGCGGCTCTTCAATCGCGCGCTTGATCATGTTGATGCCCACCTGCTGGTCGGTCGACTCGCCCTTCAGCTTGTCGAGGACCTTGGCCGCTCTGAGCAGGGCCACGCCGCCGCCGGGCACGATGCCCTCTTCGACGGCCGCCTTGGTGGCATGCATCGCGTCTTCGACGCGCGCCTTCTTCTCCTTCATCTCGGTCTCGGTGGCCGCACCGACCTTGATGACCGCGACGCCGCCCACGAGCTTCGCGAGGCGCTCCTGCAGCTTCTCGCGATCGTAGTCGGAGGTCGTTTCCTCGACCTGCGTCCGGATCTGCTTGACGCGCCCCTCGATGGCCGACTGCGCGCCCGAGCCCTCGACGATGGTCGTGTTGTCCTTGTCGATGGTGACCTTCTTCGCCTTGCCGAGGTCGTCGACCTTGATGTTCTCGAGCTTGATGCCGAGGTCCTCGGTGATGGCGCGCCCGCCGGTGAGGACTGCGATGTCCTCGAGCATCGCCTTGCGGCGGTCGCCGAAGCCCGGGGCCTTGACGGCCGCGGCCTGGAGCGTGCCCCGGAGCTTGTTGACGACGAGCGTGGCCAGAGCCTCGCCCTCGACGTCCTCGGCGATGATGAGCAGCGGCTTGCCCATGCGAGCCACCTGCTCGAGCACCGGCAGGAGGTCCTTCATCGAGCTGATCTTCTTCTCGTGGATCAGGATGACCGGGTTCTCGAGCACCACTTCCATGCGCTCGGGGTCGGTCACGAAGTAGGGCGAGAGGTAGCCGCGGTCGAACTGCATGCCCTCGACGACCTCGAGGCTGGTCTCGAGCGTCTTGGCCTCTTCGACGGTGATCACGCCGTCCTTACCGACCTTCTCCATGGCCTCGGCGATGATGTTGCCGATTGTCGGGTCGGAGTTGGCCGAGATGGTGCCCACCTGGGCGATCATCGTGCCGGTCACGGGCTTCGAGAGCTTCTTCAGTTCCTCGGTGATGGCCGCGACGGCCTTCTCGATGCCGCGCTTGATCTCCATCGGGTTCCCGCCGGCGACGACGTTGCGCGCGCCCTCGCGGTAGATGGCCTGCGCGAGCACCGTGGCGGTCGTCGTGCCGTCGCCCGCGATGTCGGACGTCTTGCTCGCGACCTCGCGCACCATCTGCGCGCCCATGTTCTCGAGCGGGTGCTTGAGCTCGATCTCCTTGGCCACCGTCACGCCGTCCTTGGTGATGGTGGGCGAGCCGAACTTCTTGTCGAGCACGACGTTGCGGCCCTTGGGCCCGAGCGTGACCTTCACGGCGTCCGCCAGCTGGTTGACCCCGCGGAGAATCGCCTGGCGGGCCTCTTCCCCGTACGTAATCTGCTTCGCCATTGCTGTGTGACTCCTCTCGACGCCCGACGCACGGGCGGCTGTTGTCCGATCGATCTGTCGTGAGCGAACCGGCCTCTACGCGTCGAGCACGCCGAGGACCTCGTCTTCGCGCATGATGAGGAACTCTTCGCCGTCGATCTTGATCTCCTGGCCCGAGTACTTCCCGAACAGGATCGTGTCGCCGGCCTTGACGTCGAGCGGCAGCACCTGCCCGTCGTCCTTGATCTTGCCCTTGCCGACGGCGATGACCTTGCCCTGCTGGGGCTTTTCCTTGGCAGAGTCGGGGATGATGATGCCGCCGATCTTCTGCTCGCCCTCCTCGAGGCGCTGAACGATGATGCGGTCGTGAAGCGGTCGCACTTTCATGGGTGTGAACTCCAACCTGACGAGAAGTGGTGACTGCCCGGGACCCCCCGGGCCGGGGGTGATGCCAACCTCCAGCCACCCTCTGGCTTAGCACTCAGGGTAGCCGACTGCTAATTATAGGCGGTCCGATGTAGCAGTCAAGAGGGGAGAGTGCCAGCGGCTGGGCTGGCGGATCGAGGCGTCCGCGGCGGGCCTTCAGGGGGCCCGGTCAGCGGCGCCGGCGGCCGCCGTGCAGGCCGAGGGCCGTCGCCCTGCGCGTGAGCGTGTTGCGGTGGATGCCGAGGCGGGCCGCCGCGTCGGTCAGCGACCCGTCGGCCTGGACGAGCGCCCGCGCAATGTAGCGGCGCTCGACCTCCTCGACCGCGTCTTCGAGGCGGATGCCGCGGTCGAACATGTCGTGGACGAGACGGTCGAGCTGTTCCCGCACGGCGCCCTCACAGGAGCGAGCGGCCCGTGAGCCGCTCGAAGGCTTCGAGATACTTCGCGCGCGTGCGCTCGACGACGTCCGCCGGCAGCGACGGGACGGGCGGCTGCTTGTTCCAGCGGATGGATTCGAGGTAGTCGCGCACGAACTGCTTGTCGAAGCTCGCCTGGGGGCCGCCCGGCCGATAGTCGTCCTTCGGCCAGAAGCGAGACGAGTCGGGGGTGAGCGCTTCGTCGATGAGGATCACCTCGTCGGGCCGGGTCTCGTCGACGTGGCCGAACTCGAACTTCGTGTCGGCGATGAGCAGCCCGCAGCGGTCGGCGTGCGCGGCGCCGCGGCCGTACAGCTCGAGCGTCAGCGCCTTCACCCGGGCGAGCGTTTCGGCGCCGAGGCGCCGGGCGGCCTCGGCCTCGGGGATGTTCTCGTCGTGGCCGCTCTCGGCCTTGGTGGCCGGCGTGAAGATCGGGGCGGGCAGCCGAGACGACTCGACGAGGCCGGCGGGCAGGCGGATGCCGCAGACCTCGCCGGTGCGCTGGTAGTCCTTCCAGCCCGAGCCCGCCAGGTACCCGCGAGCGACGCACTCGACGGCGAGCGGCGTCGTGCGGCGCACGAGCATCGAGCGGCCCGCGAGCTGGTCGCGGTACGCTCGCGCCGCCGGCGGATAGTCGTCCGGGTCGACCGACAGCAGGTGGTTGGGCACGACCTCGCGCAGGTGCTCGAACCAGAACGTGGAGATCTGCGTCAGGATGCGGCCCTTGTCGGGAATGCCCGAGCCGAGCACGTAGTCGAAGGCCGAGAGGCGGTCGGTCGCGACGATGAGGAGAAACTCGTCGACCTCGTAGACGTCCCGCACCTTGCCCCGCCGAAGCAGGCGGAGGGCGGGGCAGTGGGATTCGAGCAGGACGTCGGTCGGCACGGCGAACCTCGAGCGCGGCGGGGAGTCGACACAGCTTACTCTGGCGGCGGGGGCGCGTCGAGGGGGGAGAGTGCGCAAGGTTCGCGTCCGCAGGTGCTGCCGGGGCCATGCATGAATCCAATTCATTGGATTCGCGGTTCATGATCTTGGTTTCCACGACGGCCTGGTGGAGGCGTTGAAGAAGTTGCGACGCGCAGTTCAGCCGTTTGTCGCAGAAATTGCGTCATCTCCGGTTCGTCCCTGGGCGGGGCCGTTCTGGCCCGGGAATTGCTGATCTGATTGGCGTCGTTCTTTACCTGCCGTTGCGCGTGGCGGGTCTCGGTCCTGAGCGACCCCAGGCCCCACGCGCCCGATTACTCTGGAGGATCCACGATGAAGCTCAGCCGACTCGGCGCAGCCCTCTGTGCCTCGGCCCTCGCGCTGGCAGTCCTGCTGCCAACGACCGCGTTTGCGCAAATCACGCGCGGCGCCATTTCCGGCACCGTGCGCGATGCCTCTGGCGGCGTCATCCCCGGCGCCACGGTCACGGTGACCGAGGTCGCCACCAACGCCGTCCGGACGACCTTCACCAACGACGTGGGGTTCTATCGCGTCGGGGCGCTCGAGCCCGGCCTGTACCTCGTCGTCACCGAGCTGGCAGGCTTCACCATTGTCGAGCAGCGCGACGTGCCGGTGCGGGCGGCGAGCGAGATCACGGTCGACGTCACGCTCAGCCCGGCAGGCATCGGCGAAGAGGTCACGGTCACGGCCGAGAACATCTCGCTGACGCTGAACAAGACCAACGCGATGATCGGCCAGACGCTGAGCGCCCGGCAGATCGAGGACTTGCCGCTTGGCGGCGGCCGCAACATCAACAACCTGATCCTGACCTCGCCGAACGTCAACAGCAGCGTCGGCCAGGGCACGTTCGCGGTCAACGGGCAGCGCCCGCGCAACAACAACTACATGATCGACGGCTCGGACAACAACGACATCAGCGTCACGATCTCGACCTCGCAGATCGTGCCGGAGGCGGTGGCCGAGTTCCAGGTGCTGACCAACCCCTACAGCGTCGAGTTCGGGCGCAACAGCGGTGGGCAGGTCAACGTCATCACGAAGTCGGGCACGAACCGCTTCCGCGGCGACGCGTGGGACTACTACACGAGCAGCGACACCTACTCGCTCACCAACGTCGAGAAGCGGGCGGGCCTCGACAAGCCGGCGCGCTACAACCGGCACCAGGCCGGCTTCGACCTCGGCGGGCCGATCGTGCGCGACAAGCTGTTCTTCTTCGGTCTCTACCAGTGGGACGGCCAGCGTCCTGGCCCGTCGCCGGGCGCCACGGTGCGCGTGCCGACGCAGGCCGGCTTCGCCGCGCTGCAGAACGTGCCGCTGCGCGCGGGGCAATCGGCCGCGAGCCGCTCGGCCGTGCTCCAGCGCCTGAGCTTCCTGCAGGATCTGTACGGCCGCGGACTCAACTTCACCAACGTGCTGTCGACCAACGTCAACGGCGTGCCGATTGAGACGGCGCAGACCAACGTCACGATTACGCAGCCGAGCACCTACAAGACCTACTTCGCGCGTGGCGACCACCGGCTGACCAACGCCGACACGTTCACCGTGCGCTACTCGTACAACGATCGGGCCGACATCGACCAGATCAGCAACTGTGCGTTCGGGCCGCTGTTCTGCGGGTCGCAGGCGCTCAAGGACACGAACATGGCCGCGAGCTACACGC
Proteins encoded:
- a CDS encoding NAD(P)/FAD-dependent oxidoreductase is translated as MRHDFDIGVVGAGPAGARVAWRLARAGARVAMFDASHPREKPCGGGVTGRALARVAGMLDGITLDGLAVERARFDEPHGAPASIVLDAHGFSPQSSLVVLARREFDLALADAAERSGALLLRQRVTEVVPGPEGIDIVTRDGRYRVARVVGADGATSLVRRRCARPFARRQLSTARGFFARDTSSSEIAIGFVSDPAGYTWSFPRPDHLAIGICAQADETTPAALDAHLASWVARAGLASGCRREPYGWPIPSLSAEDFARERPAGPRWLLVGDAAGLVDPITREGIAFALESADLAAGALLGDSAGDTYVAALRRHIVPELARAARLKRGFFRGRFTRLLVDGLRSSAPVRGIMADLVAGRQPYATLKRRLIGTFEVRLAWQLLRLELGWHRDGKARASAVARGASAPRDDRRG
- a CDS encoding energy transducer TonB; the encoded protein is MHEVSTVPSSVPGSGGHGLPGPPDGELHIRPERPPEVRFLLDRREGRFGGAFGVSVATHVIGLMLFLFIVSLAPPPPSFPLQAANRENYEIVWLPQEGPGGGGGGGGNESLEPPRQIELPGRDQMSLPVAKPPEVVQPPQEEAPEPPPIDALNIPALAMASGLETLPGTLTGIPDPTSTSQGPGSGGGAGTGRGTGIGPGQGSGLGPGWGGGTGGGAYRPGSGITNPRLIREVRPNYTPDALRAKIQGEVLIEAIVLPDGTVGDAHVIRSLDPVFGIDDEALRTAKQWRFVPGTKGGVPVPVIVTIAISFRLY
- a CDS encoding DUF885 family protein, whose translation is MSLAFLLGGLVVPAAHAEEPKGRGSYDQFVALFQEFVDWRAPTPGQPVDYSAEAVNQRIAKVAEFQTRLEDMAVASWTRSQKADYLAARAAMDQQEFLLRVSRPWARDPGHYVDQMMRLTFVNLPVAGADLEQLRTRLAAIPVLVENAKRNLTEVAADFADLAIHNLTHSDGVGHGHPYREVPPAGVIGWYQDLRGRAATAQPDLLPDIDRAKAAVEDLRGWLVKNRPGMTAKAGIGQELFDWYLVHVKYMPYTSSEIGVLAQRELERTWAFLALERHRNRHLPELQLPRSREEYEARVASVDADVRKFLVDQQFITVPPSIPQDFREMGFNVPWIERPKGPNYWEQIQYRDPSPDHWHAVIPGHRFDGRMLGTITHPVRRHVREGGRSEGWALYLEEAPLQLGFYEERRPRTRELIYNFAIFRAARTLGDVWMQRNEMTTEQAVAYWMKTTPWLDEDVARVDAEIYLRRPPGYGLGYTIGSFQMYKLLGDRRRQLGEEFKLGEFHDQFMAAGGMPIALIRYEMTGLDDEVAKFWKRTRLSTVLASLGRR
- the groL gene encoding chaperonin GroEL (60 kDa chaperone family; promotes refolding of misfolded polypeptides especially under stressful conditions; forms two stacked rings of heptamers to form a barrel-shaped 14mer; ends can be capped by GroES; misfolded proteins enter the barrel where they are refolded when GroES binds), translating into MAKQITYGEEARQAILRGVNQLADAVKVTLGPKGRNVVLDKKFGSPTITKDGVTVAKEIELKHPLENMGAQMVREVASKTSDIAGDGTTTATVLAQAIYREGARNVVAGGNPMEIKRGIEKAVAAITEELKKLSKPVTGTMIAQVGTISANSDPTIGNIIAEAMEKVGKDGVITVEEAKTLETSLEVVEGMQFDRGYLSPYFVTDPERMEVVLENPVILIHEKKISSMKDLLPVLEQVARMGKPLLIIAEDVEGEALATLVVNKLRGTLQAAAVKAPGFGDRRKAMLEDIAVLTGGRAITEDLGIKLENIKVDDLGKAKKVTIDKDNTTIVEGSGAQSAIEGRVKQIRTQVEETTSDYDREKLQERLAKLVGGVAVIKVGAATETEMKEKKARVEDAMHATKAAVEEGIVPGGGVALLRAAKVLDKLKGESTDQQVGINMIKRAIEEPLRWIAQNAGQEGSIVVSKVKEAKHVEEGFNAATEVYENLVDAGVIDPTKVVRIALQNASSISSLLLTTEALVSEIPEEKKEPAMPAGGGMGGMY
- the groES gene encoding co-chaperone GroES, producing the protein MKVRPLHDRIIVQRLEEGEQKIGGIIIPDSAKEKPQQGKVIAVGKGKIKDDGQVLPLDVKAGDTILFGKYSGQEIKIDGEEFLIMREDEVLGVLDA
- a CDS encoding helix-turn-helix domain-containing protein; protein product: MREQLDRLVHDMFDRGIRLEDAVEEVERRYIARALVQADGSLTDAAARLGIHRNTLTRRATALGLHGGRRRR
- a CDS encoding phosphoribosylaminoimidazolesuccinocarboxamide synthase, producing MNWIHAWPRQHLRTRTLRTLPPRRAPAARVSCVDSPPRSRFAVPTDVLLESHCPALRLLRRGKVRDVYEVDEFLLIVATDRLSAFDYVLGSGIPDKGRILTQISTFWFEHLREVVPNHLLSVDPDDYPPAARAYRDQLAGRSMLVRRTTPLAVECVARGYLAGSGWKDYQRTGEVCGIRLPAGLVESSRLPAPIFTPATKAESGHDENIPEAEAARRLGAETLARVKALTLELYGRGAAHADRCGLLIADTKFEFGHVDETRPDEVILIDEALTPDSSRFWPKDDYRPGGPQASFDKQFVRDYLESIRWNKQPPVPSLPADVVERTRAKYLEAFERLTGRSLL